One Candidatus Korarchaeum sp. DNA segment encodes these proteins:
- a CDS encoding CBS domain-containing protein, protein MAWKPKRKAPLRLEDFMVRNPLSLPDTATIDDAVKLMWENRIGSVLVVDGEGKLRGIVTQRDLLYAGYKGLIGKGVSIMEIMSENPVTGKPTDSLEEATRRMRVNDVSHLPIVDDEGRPVGIFSMRDLIDIFMLLLGALFGG, encoded by the coding sequence ATGGCTTGGAAGCCCAAGAGGAAGGCTCCCCTGAGGCTCGAGGACTTCATGGTCAGGAACCCCTTATCCCTACCCGATACGGCTACGATAGACGATGCGGTGAAGCTGATGTGGGAGAACAGGATAGGTAGCGTGCTGGTGGTTGATGGAGAGGGGAAGCTCAGGGGCATAGTCACTCAGAGGGACTTGTTATACGCCGGTTACAAGGGCTTGATCGGGAAGGGCGTGAGCATAATGGAGATAATGAGTGAAAACCCGGTGACTGGTAAGCCCACCGATTCTCTTGAGGAAGCCACTAGGAGGATGAGGGTAAACGATGTATCCCACCTCCCGATAGTTGATGATGAGGGAAGACCCGTGGGAATATTCTCCATGAGGGATCTCATAGATATATTCATGCTGCTACTGGGTGCCCTCTTCGGCGGTTGA
- a CDS encoding S16 family serine protease, whose amino-acid sequence MGLKKRMSRKVFLVLLMAVIILPYLPSTAERSKAFLKVPAVYQSPDGTLAGTLGNLTVEVEKGEGIVYFSAEPLTQIDTQGAARTAALVASYILNVDPRSLNFYYRLESGSTIVGGPSAGAAMTVATVAAILGKQVRGDTIMTGMINLDGTIGPVGGIPQKLQAAAEAGAKVFLLPAGQEIVEEAVPKQVRVGPLVITTVERRKVNVTELGEKLGIKVVEVSNVDEALGYMLGLRVERAPPNRPELPEGLRKSLSDWVDGYLRSAGDIRTEVRSKLDKLGTLSKRVVSNLLSDSENYSSTASNELAKGNYYTAASLAFNSVVQAEYARALLNYALQGESSVNEMMGRVDSKVKEVGAKVNATRPRDFSEVEALIAAKTRYYDARDALKRAAELIAKGSYFDSLDWGGIHWLAYAYWRADSAANWLAVQTQGERAEVDESRVREVASTVLYEAESVISYSESLLQEIGASSNFLNQANSYMNDASSAFSSKDYYGSIGLSASALAYGTASIHEWFTSDPNAVLKAVKEICYSSINDLLSRNVVPVLALSYAEMASTRERDGDKLSAIAYYELSSAHAHVISLLLRQSGSRVAEVTERIEGSEGTGTTSTAIVTQTVREMDSQRLALYAGAAFVMGLMFGLILRRRS is encoded by the coding sequence ATGGGCCTTAAGAAGCGCATGAGTAGGAAGGTATTCCTAGTCCTTCTGATGGCGGTGATAATACTTCCCTACCTCCCATCCACCGCTGAGAGGAGCAAGGCCTTCCTCAAGGTGCCGGCCGTGTACCAATCCCCGGACGGTACGTTAGCCGGTACCCTGGGCAACCTCACGGTGGAGGTCGAGAAGGGGGAGGGTATCGTTTACTTCTCAGCTGAGCCCCTGACTCAGATAGATACCCAGGGAGCGGCCAGGACAGCTGCTCTAGTAGCCAGCTACATCCTGAACGTAGATCCAAGGTCCCTCAACTTCTACTACAGGCTGGAGTCGGGGAGCACCATAGTCGGAGGGCCTAGCGCTGGCGCAGCGATGACCGTGGCTACGGTAGCAGCTATCCTGGGGAAGCAGGTGAGGGGAGATACGATAATGACGGGCATGATAAACTTAGATGGGACGATAGGGCCTGTAGGGGGAATACCTCAGAAGCTACAAGCAGCGGCTGAGGCCGGAGCCAAGGTCTTCCTACTGCCGGCCGGTCAAGAGATAGTGGAGGAGGCCGTGCCTAAGCAAGTGAGAGTAGGGCCTCTCGTGATTACGACCGTCGAGAGGAGGAAGGTGAACGTGACCGAGCTGGGCGAGAAGCTGGGTATCAAGGTAGTGGAGGTCAGTAACGTGGACGAGGCCCTCGGATACATGCTCGGCCTGAGGGTGGAGAGGGCCCCTCCCAACAGACCTGAGCTACCCGAGGGGTTGAGGAAATCGCTGAGCGACTGGGTCGATGGCTACCTCAGGAGCGCGGGTGATATCAGGACGGAAGTTCGGTCCAAGCTTGATAAGCTAGGGACTCTCAGTAAGCGTGTCGTAAGCAACTTACTGAGCGATTCGGAGAACTACTCATCGACTGCAAGCAATGAGCTAGCTAAGGGGAATTACTATACTGCAGCAAGCTTAGCATTCAACTCAGTGGTTCAAGCGGAGTACGCTAGAGCTCTCCTGAACTACGCTCTTCAAGGGGAGAGCTCCGTAAACGAGATGATGGGGAGAGTGGACTCTAAGGTCAAGGAAGTCGGGGCTAAGGTGAACGCAACGAGGCCCCGGGACTTCAGCGAGGTAGAAGCCCTGATAGCAGCTAAAACTAGGTATTACGATGCGAGGGATGCGCTTAAGAGAGCAGCGGAGCTCATAGCGAAGGGATCCTACTTCGACTCGCTCGATTGGGGAGGGATACACTGGTTAGCTTACGCTTACTGGAGAGCGGACTCAGCTGCCAACTGGTTGGCCGTGCAGACCCAGGGCGAGAGGGCTGAGGTGGATGAGAGCAGGGTGAGGGAAGTGGCTTCGACAGTGCTTTATGAGGCCGAAAGCGTCATATCCTACTCGGAGAGCTTGCTTCAGGAGATAGGAGCTAGCTCCAACTTTCTCAATCAGGCTAACTCCTATATGAATGATGCCAGCTCAGCCTTTTCCTCTAAGGACTACTACGGGAGCATAGGATTATCCGCCAGTGCCCTAGCTTATGGGACGGCCTCCATACACGAGTGGTTCACCAGCGATCCCAATGCTGTTCTTAAGGCGGTAAAGGAGATATGTTACTCTTCCATAAACGATCTCCTCTCCAGGAACGTCGTCCCGGTCTTAGCTCTGAGCTACGCGGAGATGGCCTCAACGAGGGAGAGGGACGGCGATAAGTTAAGCGCCATCGCCTATTACGAGCTGTCATCAGCCCACGCTCACGTGATTTCCCTACTCCTAAGGCAGTCCGGCTCGAGAGTAGCTGAGGTGACGGAGCGTATTGAGGGCAGCGAGGGGACAGGAACCACTTCCACAGCGATCGTGACTCAGACGGTGAGGGAGATGGATTCCCAGAGGTTGGCTCTCTACGCAGGCGCGGCTTTCGTGATGGGCTTAATGTTCGGTCTGATATTGAGGAGAAGGAGTTGA
- a CDS encoding V4R domain-containing protein, with amino-acid sequence MEEGLVLPTLVIRPGKELVIFKIGIEKDRLGLLAQVSSEFTNRGMSIYSTVAQVSPEGKGVVFISSEAKGSDVLEELRRSLESIEGVGRVEIETSSTKGLLISSLFFPLTRAGRRIVLMVDVALKSLIEELARIMGRDPADAVIFRVGYELGIGLGRSHLAIGERVGLRDPLEIIKHISAPLFTSSGYGLMRIEELPERTLRIVVEEGIEASLRGVSERPSCFLTKGMCKGALEAIFGKKISIEEVNCRTIGHDFCEFIVNY; translated from the coding sequence TTGGAGGAGGGTCTCGTACTACCCACCTTGGTCATTCGACCTGGGAAGGAGCTCGTCATTTTCAAAATAGGAATAGAGAAGGACAGATTAGGGTTACTAGCCCAGGTCTCCAGCGAGTTCACGAATAGAGGTATGAGCATCTACAGTACTGTTGCTCAGGTCTCTCCGGAGGGTAAGGGAGTAGTTTTCATTAGCTCCGAGGCAAAGGGATCGGATGTCCTGGAGGAACTAAGGAGATCTCTAGAATCCATAGAGGGAGTAGGGAGGGTGGAGATAGAGACTTCAAGCACCAAGGGGCTTCTAATATCTTCCCTCTTCTTCCCGCTGACTAGAGCCGGGAGGAGGATCGTGTTAATGGTGGATGTGGCATTGAAATCGTTGATTGAGGAGCTCGCGAGGATAATGGGGAGGGATCCCGCTGATGCCGTGATCTTCAGAGTAGGTTACGAGCTAGGAATCGGGTTAGGGAGATCTCACCTCGCTATTGGGGAGAGAGTCGGACTGAGGGACCCTCTTGAGATCATCAAACATATATCAGCTCCACTCTTCACCTCATCAGGATATGGGTTGATGCGTATCGAGGAGCTACCCGAGAGGACCCTGAGGATAGTCGTGGAGGAGGGCATCGAAGCCTCCTTAAGGGGGGTGTCCGAGAGGCCCTCTTGCTTCTTAACCAAGGGTATGTGCAAAGGGGCTCTCGAGGCGATATTCGGTAAGAAGATCTCCATAGAGGAGGTGAATTGCAGGACAATTGGCCACGATTTCTGCGAGTTCATCGTGAACTATTGA
- a CDS encoding glycosyltransferase family 2 protein yields the protein MVIPARNEEGRLGECLESVLPQLSESDELIVVNDCSTDSTELEALEKLDERCKLITLLQKPDGWTGKSWACYQGYLHSSGDVIVFMDADTRLIGSLREAISLMRDYDAVSQVPRIRCGSLVCGAVEVALVSLIRLFFPYWGSRAWLMGAFMIWRREAYESVGTHASVKSSLVEDADLARLALKMGMKVSFFLGGIAESCWVNSWKEAYEVIKRISLGASAGRHASFLVFLLLTYASLTIYLSPVMALLGHLDPAIVSIYLLSVLSYASLSIIEVRANPCSFILAPLALPLIGLALIQASEQHRVEWRGRVYSTAEEGTQ from the coding sequence GTGGTGATCCCGGCTAGGAACGAGGAAGGTAGACTGGGCGAGTGCCTGGAGTCCGTCCTACCACAGCTCAGCGAGTCCGATGAGCTCATAGTGGTGAACGATTGCAGTACCGATTCCACCGAGCTTGAAGCTCTGGAGAAGCTCGATGAGAGGTGCAAGCTCATTACCTTACTTCAGAAACCGGACGGATGGACTGGAAAATCTTGGGCTTGCTATCAGGGGTACCTCCATTCATCAGGAGATGTGATCGTCTTCATGGATGCTGATACTAGGCTGATAGGTAGTTTGAGGGAAGCTATATCCTTAATGAGGGACTACGATGCTGTATCGCAGGTCCCCAGGATTAGGTGCGGGAGCCTGGTCTGCGGGGCCGTCGAAGTAGCGCTCGTCTCACTGATAAGGCTCTTCTTCCCTTACTGGGGGAGCAGGGCTTGGCTCATGGGCGCTTTCATGATCTGGAGGAGGGAAGCTTACGAATCCGTGGGAACACATGCCTCAGTCAAGAGCAGCCTCGTGGAGGACGCAGACCTAGCCAGGCTGGCCCTTAAGATGGGGATGAAGGTTTCCTTCTTCCTTGGCGGAATCGCGGAGAGCTGCTGGGTCAATAGCTGGAAAGAGGCTTACGAGGTCATCAAAAGGATAAGCCTGGGCGCTAGCGCTGGAAGGCACGCTTCCTTCCTGGTTTTCCTGCTCCTGACTTACGCGAGCCTCACGATATACCTCTCACCGGTGATGGCTCTCCTAGGACATTTAGATCCCGCTATCGTATCCATTTACCTATTATCCGTGCTCTCTTACGCTTCCCTCTCCATCATAGAGGTCAGGGCTAACCCTTGCTCTTTCATCCTAGCCCCGCTGGCTCTCCCCCTGATAGGATTGGCCTTAATCCAAGCATCGGAGCAGCATAGGGTCGAGTGGAGGGGGAGGGTTTACTCAACCGCCGAAGAGGGCACCCAGTAG